Below is a genomic region from Acidobacteriota bacterium.
TAGTCTACGTCATCTTCGCCGGCAGGGTGTGGAAGATGAAATTCGATCCGGCGGCGACCATCGCCTGCGCGAGCTGAGCCGGACCCGGGGGAATGCGGGCGCCATGATGCGTTTCCTGGAATGCTGCGCTCTGACGGCCCTGCTTTCGGTCTTCTGGACAGGATGCGGTTCCCCGTCGGGCCCGAAAACGCCGGCCAACCGGGCTCCGACGGCGGTCAACCCGGGACCCCAGACCGGGCTCACCGGCGAGTGGGCGAGCCTCGGGATCTCCGCCCGCGACCCCGACGGAGACATCCTGAGCTTTTCGGCGACCGGCCTGCCTGCCGGGATTTCGATGGTTTCCGCCACCGGCCGGATCTCCGGCGTCTACACCGCCGCCGGGAATTATGCGGTGGCGGTGACCGTCAGCGACGGGAGAACCTCCACCCGGGTGGAATTTGCCTGGGTCGTGACCGCGCCCCCCAACCGTCCTCCCACCGCCCGGGCGCAGACGGTGTTCGTCGACTACGGTTCGGCGCAGGCGATCGCGCTTTCGGGCGACGACCCCGACGGCGATCCCCTGCTCTACACCATCATGGCCGGCCCTGAAAGCGGGGGCCTGACCGGCACGCCGCCCGACGTGACCTACACACCCGGCCCCGGGTTTTCCGGGACCGACACTCTCCGCTTCACCGTCCGGGACGGGGAATACGAGAGCCAACCGGCCGAGGTCGCGATCGTGGTCCGTCCCGAGGGGGTTTCATCGCCCAACATCCTCCTGGTGCTCCTGGACGACGTCGGGATGGACACCACGACCGCGATGCACCCCGGCCTGATCGAGAACCTCACGGCGCTGTACGGGCCCGCGGGCCACAACCACCCCTACTACCGCCGCATCGCCGGCCGCCCTGCGTCGACGCCGACGCTCGACACCCTGGCGCGCCGGGGGATCGCCTTCACCCATACCTGGGTGCAGCCCTACTGCTCGCCCACGCGCGCCTCGATCCTGACGGGGCTCTCCGCCGCCAGGACGCAGGTTCTCGACTACACGGACCCCCTTTCGCCCACCCACGAGACCTTCGTCCGCATCCTCCGCGACGAGGCCGGCTACAGCACGGCCGTTTTCGGCAAGTGGCACCTGGCGGGGCTGGGGTACTACCCGGGGATGAAACCGAAACAGGCGGGGTTCGATCTCTTCCTGGGCAACCTCAGCGGCGCGCTCGACAACTACTGGAGCTACGACTACCAGATCCAGGACGAGGCGACGCCCCCCTACCAGTGGCGCACCGAAGAGGCGCCCTCCCGTTCGCTCCCCGGCATCGGCTCGACGACCTACGCCCCGGTCGTCAAGGTCGCCGACGCCATCGACTGGATCACCGCGCGGGAAGAGGCCGCCCCGAACAAACCCTGGTTCGCCTGGCTCGCCTTCAACCTGTCGCACATCGCCGCCGCGGCGCCCGTGACGATCGTGCCCGATTACGACACCCTGGACGAGGCCACCCGGGAGGAGATCCTCGCCTGCGGCGGCGTCTTCGGCACGGGGGAGATCGGATCCTGCCCGGCCGCCGCCCTCAACCGCGCGATGACCAACTCCCTCGATACCGTGCTCGGAAAACTGCTCGAGGCCGTCGACGCGATCGACCCGTTCACCTACATCCTCGCCATCGGCGACAACGGCACGCCGATGTACGGCCAGCCCGCGCTCAATTTCATCGACAACATGTACATCACCCGCGCCGGCCGCGCCAAGGGGACGGCCTACGAAAGCGGCGTGCGCGTCTCGCTGGCCGTGCGCGGACCGGGGATCGCCGCCGCGAGCGAAAACGGGGCGGCCGTCCACGGCCTCGACCTTTTCGCCACGATCCTCGACCTGGCGGGAGCCCGCGTACCCCTGACCGTCCCGAACGGCCGGGGAGACGGCTACGTCGCGCCCGATTCGGTCTCGCTCGCGCCCATCCTCTTCGCCGGGGCGGCCGCCGTACGCCACCCGGACCAGGGCGCCGTGATCTCGGAAACGGTCAACCCGCTGGCGGGCGACACGCGGCAGGCGGCCGCGAAAAACGCCGTCTACAAGCTCCTCTGCACGGAGGACACGCAGACGGCCCACTGCGCCTTCTACGACCTGGTCGACGACCCGCTCGAGGAGTACCCTTTGCCGAAGCCCTCCAGCTGCCTCAATTTCAGCAACGGGACCTGGACGCCGGCGGACCGCGAGTGGCACTTCTGCAGCCTCCAGCAGGCGCTCGCCACGCGGTCGTTCCTCGGCGCGCCGTAGAGCACCCGCCGTCGATCCTTCCGGCGGCCTAGCCCCGCAGCTGCCCGAGGGCCGCGGCGATCTGGTAGAGGCCGAAACCGGCGAGCGCGGCGGCCGACACGCCGACCAGCGCGCGCCGGGTGCCGGCGCCGAGCCGGCCGACCAGGCCGAAAGCCAGGATGAGGGCGGCGGTGGTCAGGACCAGGGTGCCGTAAAAGGCGGCCAGGATCGCGACCCCCGCCACGGGTTTCACCTTCCAGGCCTGGAGCAGCAGCGGCCCCATGACCAGGCTCCACTGCAGGTAGGGGTTGGGGTTGAGCAGGTTGATCGCCACCGCCTTCCCGTAGGTCTCCGCCGGCGACGCCGCGGCCGCGGGCGAGTCCCCCCCTTCCCCAAGCGACCTCGCCGCCCGCCACGCCAGGTAGAGGAGAAAGGGGCCGCCCGCCAGCCGGAGCGCGATCGCGGCCCCGTCGGGGACCGCCCGGAGCACGAGCAGCACCAGCGCCACGATCGGCAGGTCGCTGACCAGAAACACGGTGGCCAGGGGAAGGGCGCGCCTCCAGCCGTCGATCAGCGTCCGGGTGACCAGGAAGAGCTGCGTCGGCCCCGGCTGGACCGCGGCCGCAAAGCCCATGGTGATGCCGAGCAGAAATTGCAGGGGCATGGTCGCTCGAAACTCCCCGGTTTCAGAGCCCTTCGGTGGCGTGAGAGAGCGAATCGATGAAGACCCCGAAGAGCGCCTCGTCGGCGCCCTGGGCCTTTTCCAGGGTGCCCGGCGCGATCCGGATCCCGTCATCTCCCCCGACGGTGAACCAGCGGCGGGCGACCGGGGTCTGGTCCCACCAGTCGTAGGTCACTTCGTAGGCGCCCTCGGGGAGCGCCAGCTTGACGTACCCGTTCGGTTTCAGGGTGTCCGAATCGCACGACAGGTGGTCCTTCGCGCGCATGACGCCGTACTCCGTCGGCACCAGGTAGTCCCAGTCGCCCGGCAGATGCGTCGCCCCGTGGCCCGTCTGAAACCAGTCGAAGGAGCGCAGCCTGGGGATGATGTAATACACGCCGTCCTGCTCCGCCGCATCGTACTTGACCGAAACGGAGCCGTCCTTGCGGATGAACAGCCTCTGGTTCGTTACCGGGATCAGGACGGTCCCCCACCCGGCCTGCGCCCCCCCCTCCTTGACCAGCGGGACGCGCCGCGTCTTGGGCATATAGATCTGGGGCTCCCTGAATATGTAAGGGGCCGCGAAGGGCTGGAGGAACACATCCGCCGGCAGGTGCCACGATGCCTGGTCGACGACGTTGCCCACCATCCCCGGGTTCGTGACGCCCGGCACGCCCTCCCCGAAGGTGGCGTCGAAATCGACCCACTGGCCGTCCACGTTGGCCACGGTCAGGGAGTGCCCCCCCTGGACCGAAACCGCCGCGGGAATACCGGCGGTGCGCAGCGCGTAGCTCAGCAGGTGGGCCGACTGCTCGCAATACCCCTTGTCGATGCCCATGAGGTCGGCGATCGTTTCGGGACATTGGAAGGTCAGGTCGTAGTCCGCCTTCCCCTTGACCCAGGCGGCCAGCGCGTAGGCCTTGTCATACTCCAGGGTGAGTCCCCCGGTCAGCTCCGCAACCTTATCCACCAGGGGCGGGTACACCCTGATGGTCGGATCGCTCCAGGGGTCGCCGAGGAGGACCGAAGGATC
It encodes:
- a CDS encoding sulfatase-like hydrolase/transferase, whose amino-acid sequence is MMRFLECCALTALLSVFWTGCGSPSGPKTPANRAPTAVNPGPQTGLTGEWASLGISARDPDGDILSFSATGLPAGISMVSATGRISGVYTAAGNYAVAVTVSDGRTSTRVEFAWVVTAPPNRPPTARAQTVFVDYGSAQAIALSGDDPDGDPLLYTIMAGPESGGLTGTPPDVTYTPGPGFSGTDTLRFTVRDGEYESQPAEVAIVVRPEGVSSPNILLVLLDDVGMDTTTAMHPGLIENLTALYGPAGHNHPYYRRIAGRPASTPTLDTLARRGIAFTHTWVQPYCSPTRASILTGLSAARTQVLDYTDPLSPTHETFVRILRDEAGYSTAVFGKWHLAGLGYYPGMKPKQAGFDLFLGNLSGALDNYWSYDYQIQDEATPPYQWRTEEAPSRSLPGIGSTTYAPVVKVADAIDWITAREEAAPNKPWFAWLAFNLSHIAAAAPVTIVPDYDTLDEATREEILACGGVFGTGEIGSCPAAALNRAMTNSLDTVLGKLLEAVDAIDPFTYILAIGDNGTPMYGQPALNFIDNMYITRAGRAKGTAYESGVRVSLAVRGPGIAAASENGAAVHGLDLFATILDLAGARVPLTVPNGRGDGYVAPDSVSLAPILFAGAAAVRHPDQGAVISETVNPLAGDTRQAAAKNAVYKLLCTEDTQTAHCAFYDLVDDPLEEYPLPKPSSCLNFSNGTWTPADREWHFCSLQQALATRSFLGAP
- a CDS encoding LysE family transporter → MPLQFLLGITMGFAAAVQPGPTQLFLVTRTLIDGWRRALPLATVFLVSDLPIVALVLLVLRAVPDGAAIALRLAGGPFLLYLAWRAARSLGEGGDSPAAAASPAETYGKAVAINLLNPNPYLQWSLVMGPLLLQAWKVKPVAGVAILAAFYGTLVLTTAALILAFGLVGRLGAGTRRALVGVSAAALAGFGLYQIAAALGQLRG